The following DNA comes from Paracoccus methylovorus.
AGCCAGGATCAAACTCTCAAGTTGAAAGCACTTGCGCGCTATCCTTGACAGAAAAACCTTGCACATCTGTCACCTGCCTTGAAGACAGGTCACCATCTGCTTGTCGTTCCACTCGCGTGAACCGTCAAACAGTGAAGCTGACACCTACATCATCGGTTTCCCTAGTAGGCCGATATGCAAACTTCCGTCGAAAAACGACCAGACCGCCCGCATATCCCTTCAAATAATCCATAATGTCAAAAAGCAGGGGAAACAAAAAGCTCAACATCGCCACACTTATGGCGAAGTCCAAGCCATCCGGTCCCAGAATTTTCGAACCAGCCAACCTTCAGGGCCAACTGTCCGACCCGCTGCAGCGCCTCGCTGCGTCGGTGAAGCGGTATCTAGGGGCTGGTGACGCGGCTTGCAAGCGGAAAAATGCACGCCTCCCGACCAAAAATTGCAAGATAATGATTTAATGACATTTTTCTGTTACAGTTTTAAGCCGACAATCCCGCCCCTTGCGAGGGAAAGAGGCAGTTCTGGGATTTCCAACGGCAGGAGATTCGCACTTAACCCCCGATTCCGGGCTGCCTACCCCCTAACCCGGCACGAGTCGGCAGGCCGGAATGCAAAACGCGGCCCCAAAAGGGCCGCGTTGAACAGATTCGAAACTGCCGAGAAGCTTAGCGTTTCGAGAACTGGAACGAACGACGCGCTTTCGCCTTGCCGTATTTCTTCCGCTCGACCACGCGGGAATCGCGGGTCAGGAAGCCGGCCGCCTTCAGCGCAGCGCGCAGGCTGGGCTCGTGCAGTTGCAGCGCCTTCGAGATGCCGTGCTTGACCGCACCGGCCTGACCCGACAGGCCGCCGCCAGCGACGGTGGCATAGACGTCGTACTGACCCGAGACGCCGGCCACTTCGAAAGGCTGGCGCAGGATCATCTGCAGCACCGGGCGGGCGAAGTATTCGGCGATGTCCTTGCCGTTCACCGTGACCTTGCCCGAACCCGGCTTGACCCAGACGCGGGCAACCGCATCCTTACGCTTGCCGGTGGCATAGGAACGGCCCAGATTGTCGCGCTGCGGTTCGTGCACCGGAGCGGCCACCGGGGCAGCCGTCGCAACCGACTTCAGATCGTCGAGGGTTTTGATGTCTTCGGCCATGGCTTACGCGCTCCGGGTATTCTTGGCGTTCATGGACTTGACGTCCAGCACTTCGGGCTGTTGCGCCTCGTGCGGGTGCTCGGCACCAGCATAAACGCGCAGATTGGTCATCTGCTGCTTGCCCAGCTTGTTGCGCGAGATCATGCGCTCGACGGCCTTGATCACCACGCGCTCGGGGTGGGCGCCTTCCAGGATCTGACGCGCGGTGCGGTGCTTGATGCCGCCCGGGTGGCCGGTGTGCCAGTAGTATTTCTTGTCATCGCGCTTATCGCCGGTCATCTGCACCTTGTCGGCGTTGATG
Coding sequences within:
- the rpsI gene encoding 30S ribosomal protein S9 — its product is MAEDIKTLDDLKSVATAAPVAAPVHEPQRDNLGRSYATGKRKDAVARVWVKPGSGKVTVNGKDIAEYFARPVLQMILRQPFEVAGVSGQYDVYATVAGGGLSGQAGAVKHGISKALQLHEPSLRAALKAAGFLTRDSRVVERKKYGKAKARRSFQFSKR
- the rplM gene encoding 50S ribosomal protein L13 — encoded protein: MKTYTAKPAEIEKKWILIDAEGVVLGRLASIVAMRLRGKHKPTFTPHMDMGDNVIIINADKVQMTGDKRDDKKYYWHTGHPGGIKHRTARQILEGAHPERVVIKAVERMISRNKLGKQQMTNLRVYAGAEHPHEAQQPEVLDVKSMNAKNTRSA